A region of Chloracidobacterium sp. DNA encodes the following proteins:
- a CDS encoding TetR/AcrR family transcriptional regulator, which translates to MKDAVQAKTTRDAILDATDRLLARYGYKKMTIDDLASEVGIGKGSIYLHFSSKEEIALTHIDRIIERLKENLRVIAAKPIKADERLRRMLMERVLYRFDSVQHYKQSLNELLAFVRRPLLERRKRYFEEEAQILASVIKEGQDLSIFAKGDSFDLALTLVSATNSLLPYSLSAIELGDRDELASRIEKTAKLLIKGLSR; encoded by the coding sequence ATGAAAGACGCCGTTCAAGCGAAAACCACAAGAGATGCGATTCTAGATGCGACTGACAGACTGCTGGCTCGTTACGGTTATAAAAAGATGACCATCGACGATCTGGCGAGCGAGGTCGGCATTGGCAAAGGCAGTATTTACTTACATTTTTCGAGTAAAGAAGAGATCGCTCTCACTCACATTGACCGGATAATTGAAAGGCTGAAAGAAAATCTGAGAGTGATTGCGGCAAAACCAATAAAAGCGGACGAACGCCTGCGACGAATGCTCATGGAACGCGTTCTGTATCGTTTCGACAGTGTCCAGCATTACAAACAGAGCCTTAATGAGTTGCTTGCATTTGTTCGCCGACCGCTTCTGGAACGAAGAAAACGCTATTTTGAAGAAGAAGCACAAATTTTAGCGTCCGTCATCAAAGAAGGCCAGGATTTATCTATCTTTGCGAAAGGAGATTCTTTTGATCTGGCCCTGACCTTAGTATCGGCGACAAATTCCCTTCTGCCCTACAGCCTGAGTGCCATAGAGCTAGGCGATCGCGATGAACTTGCCTCGCGAATCGAAAAGACCGCTAAGTTATTGATCAAAGGTTTGTCGCGTTAA
- a CDS encoding ATP-binding protein, protein MPQENSKNHNLKAVPKAASQENADLAGDTLEECQICYGTGMEIVPGKGARVCSCRKMRSQDGQFDSVRLPKRYDGFHFGNYKPQNESQTIALKSAMSFAMEYPAVDRGLLLMGSVGVGKTHLAVSILKGLTERGFSCLFYEFGSLLKEIQDSYNPHTQSSELAVLAPVLNADVLVLDELGASKPTDWVRDTMAHVINTRYNEKKFTVFTTNYLDERPNDREETLEDRIGVRVRSRLYEMCRTIQMNGKDYRRTFDRTLAAKK, encoded by the coding sequence ATGCCCCAAGAAAACTCAAAAAATCACAACCTAAAAGCTGTGCCAAAAGCTGCTTCACAAGAAAATGCCGATCTTGCCGGCGATACCCTTGAAGAATGTCAGATATGCTACGGCACCGGAATGGAGATCGTTCCCGGAAAAGGCGCCCGCGTATGCTCTTGCCGAAAAATGAGATCACAGGACGGCCAGTTTGACAGCGTTCGCCTGCCCAAACGTTACGACGGATTTCACTTTGGAAATTACAAACCTCAAAACGAATCGCAAACCATAGCACTTAAAAGCGCGATGTCATTTGCAATGGAGTATCCGGCTGTTGATCGCGGCCTGCTTTTAATGGGCAGCGTTGGCGTCGGCAAAACGCATTTGGCGGTTTCGATATTGAAGGGCCTAACGGAACGTGGATTTTCCTGTTTATTCTATGAATTTGGTTCGCTTTTGAAGGAAATTCAAGACTCTTACAACCCACACACCCAGTCTTCCGAACTCGCAGTTCTGGCTCCTGTCTTAAATGCCGATGTCCTTGTTCTCGACGAACTCGGTGCATCTAAGCCGACAGATTGGGTCCGCGACACAATGGCTCACGTCATCAACACACGATACAACGAGAAAAAATTCACGGTCTTTACAACAAACTATCTCGATGAACGCCCAAACGACCGCGAAGAGACATTAGAAGATCGTATCGGAGTTCGTGTAAGGTCGAGGCTTTATGAAATGTGTCGAACAATTCAGATGAATGGCAAGGATTACCGAAGAACATTCGACCGAACTTTAGCAGCAAAAAAATAA
- a CDS encoding replication-associated recombination protein A, giving the protein MEPLAHQIRPQNLHEYVGQKHLVGDGKPLRLAIEQGHVFSFALWGPPGTGKTTLARIYANAINAEFYELSAVSAGKDDIRKIVKTPSIDSRPRVLFLDEIHRFNKAQQDFLLPYVENGELVLIGATTENPSFEIISALLSRMRVFVLEELSNEDMAEIIDRTGFKLDKDAKQWLIEMANGDARQAITMIENTSHLYEKITIDTLKETLQSKFLRYDKKGEEHYNVISAFIKSMRASKPDAAMYYLARMIESGEDPKFIARRMVIFASEDIGLAQPTALVVANSVFRAVETIGLPECVLNLAHGVAYLSNAAKDRSATNAIGAAMDDAKKLGNLPVPMKIRNAPTKLMKDLGYGKDEGNDPEGDLMPTKLRGKKYF; this is encoded by the coding sequence ATGGAACCACTTGCCCATCAAATAAGGCCGCAAAACCTGCATGAATACGTAGGCCAAAAACATCTCGTCGGCGATGGTAAACCGCTGCGTCTCGCGATCGAACAAGGCCACGTTTTTTCATTCGCACTTTGGGGGCCGCCCGGAACAGGCAAAACAACTTTGGCCCGAATCTATGCAAATGCGATCAACGCTGAATTCTATGAACTTTCTGCTGTGTCCGCTGGAAAAGATGACATTCGTAAGATCGTAAAAACACCGTCGATCGACAGCAGGCCGCGTGTGCTATTTCTTGATGAAATTCATCGCTTCAATAAAGCACAGCAGGATTTTTTACTACCGTATGTCGAGAATGGCGAGTTGGTATTAATTGGCGCGACAACTGAAAATCCCAGCTTCGAGATAATCTCAGCTTTGCTTTCAAGGATGCGCGTTTTCGTCCTCGAAGAATTATCGAACGAAGACATGGCAGAGATCATCGATCGAACCGGTTTCAAACTCGACAAAGATGCCAAGCAATGGCTGATCGAGATGGCAAACGGCGACGCTCGCCAAGCCATAACGATGATCGAGAACACATCGCATCTCTACGAAAAGATTACGATCGACACGCTCAAAGAAACGCTTCAATCAAAGTTCCTGCGTTACGACAAAAAAGGCGAGGAGCACTACAACGTCATTTCAGCGTTCATCAAATCGATGCGAGCCAGCAAACCGGACGCCGCAATGTATTACCTCGCACGCATGATCGAATCCGGCGAAGATCCAAAATTTATCGCCCGCCGCATGGTGATCTTTGCGTCCGAAGACATCGGCCTTGCTCAACCGACTGCACTGGTGGTGGCTAATTCGGTATTTCGCGCAGTAGAGACAATTGGCCTGCCCGAATGCGTCCTAAATCTCGCACACGGTGTCGCATATCTCTCAAACGCTGCGAAAGACAGGTCCGCCACTAACGCTATCGGCGCGGCGATGGACGATGCCAAAAAGCTCGGCAACCTACCAGTTCCGATGAAGATAAGAAATGCTCCGACAAAACTGATGAAAGATCTCGGCTATGGCAAGGACGAAGGCAACGACCCCGAAGGCGATCTGATGCCGACGAAACTGAGAGGTAAAAAGTACTTTTAA
- a CDS encoding glucosidase produces MNDEARRLAESNERTKYWKRWGPYLSERAWGTVREDYSADGAAWEYFPHDHSRSRAFRWNEDGLGGICDNHQRICFSVALWNGVDPILKERLFGLTGNEGNHGEDVKEIYYYLDSTPTHSYMKFLYKYPQAKFPYLWLIMANRDRTKFEREFELIDTEIFDEDKYFDVFVEYAKADAEDILIRITVANRGDADAEINVLPTIWFRNEWTWNGQEPTCNLSATGENIISIDEETLGKRSLYFEGEPELLFTENETNSERLFAIQNRTPYVKDAINEYIVNGKTEAVNPAKTGTKAAANYKLIVPSHSEAVIRARFCASELSEKKPKGKSKDPVTAFKDFDAIFAKRIAEADEFYNEISTTELSDDARNVQRQAFAGMLWSKQFYHYEVERWLEGDPAMPKPPDSRLTGRNSHWKHLFNSDVISMPDKWEYPWYAAWDLAFHCIPLAIVDPVFAKDQLILMLREWYMHPNGQIPAYEWAFGDVNPPVHAWAALRVYQIEKKQSGKGDRSFLARIFQKLLLNFTWWINRKDAFGKNVFEGGFLGLDNIGVFDRSQPLPTGGRMLQSDGTSWMAMYCLNMLAIALELSIEDDTYEDVASKFWEHFVFIADAMNHLGDDNIGLWDEHDGFYYDVLYMESVNYNAPIKVRSMVGLIPLFAVAIIEPQILEAMPAFRRRMQWFIDNRPDLTTNINCARRPGLGDRYLLAVAYRERLTRVLQIMLDENEFLSPYGIRALSRYHKDAPYVLHVDGIDHRVDYEPGESTSGLFGGNSNWRGPVWFPVNYLLIESLQKFHYYYGDDLKVECPTGSGNMMNLWEVSEELSRRMSHIFLRDGEGNRAVFGESVKYQNDPYFRDHILFYEYFHGDNGSGLGASHQTGWTGLVAKLLQQSGE; encoded by the coding sequence ATGAACGATGAAGCGAGGCGCCTTGCCGAATCGAATGAGCGGACAAAATACTGGAAACGCTGGGGTCCGTATTTGAGCGAGCGGGCTTGGGGAACCGTGCGCGAAGATTACTCGGCAGACGGAGCGGCGTGGGAGTATTTTCCACACGATCATTCTCGTTCGCGGGCCTTTCGCTGGAACGAGGATGGCCTTGGCGGTATTTGTGACAACCATCAGAGGATCTGTTTTTCCGTCGCGTTGTGGAATGGTGTCGATCCCATACTTAAGGAGCGTCTTTTCGGTCTCACGGGCAACGAAGGCAATCATGGCGAAGACGTAAAGGAGATCTACTATTATCTCGACTCCACGCCGACGCACTCCTACATGAAGTTCCTCTACAAATACCCGCAGGCGAAGTTTCCATACCTCTGGTTGATAATGGCGAACCGCGACCGGACGAAGTTCGAACGCGAGTTTGAACTGATCGACACAGAGATATTTGACGAAGACAAATATTTTGATGTTTTCGTTGAGTATGCAAAGGCCGACGCCGAAGACATTTTGATAAGGATAACCGTTGCCAATCGAGGCGATGCGGACGCGGAAATAAATGTGCTGCCAACGATATGGTTTAGAAATGAGTGGACGTGGAACGGACAGGAGCCGACCTGCAATCTCTCGGCAACAGGCGAAAATATTATTAGCATTGATGAAGAAACGCTCGGTAAGCGATCTTTGTATTTCGAAGGAGAGCCTGAGCTTCTCTTTACTGAGAACGAGACGAATAGCGAACGGCTTTTTGCGATCCAGAACCGTACACCCTATGTTAAGGACGCCATCAACGAATATATCGTTAACGGCAAAACCGAAGCCGTCAATCCTGCAAAAACAGGAACGAAGGCAGCGGCCAATTATAAGCTTATAGTTCCTTCTCACTCCGAGGCCGTTATTCGCGCCCGCTTTTGCGCATCGGAACTTTCGGAAAAGAAGCCAAAGGGAAAGTCGAAAGACCCGGTGACAGCGTTCAAGGATTTTGATGCGATCTTTGCAAAGCGCATTGCAGAGGCGGATGAATTTTACAATGAAATCAGCACCACAGAACTCTCGGATGACGCGCGCAATGTCCAGCGGCAGGCTTTTGCCGGAATGCTGTGGTCTAAGCAGTTCTATCATTACGAGGTTGAGCGTTGGCTCGAAGGCGATCCGGCAATGCCGAAGCCGCCAGATTCGCGGCTGACAGGCCGTAACAGCCACTGGAAACATCTTTTCAATTCCGACGTGATCTCGATGCCCGACAAGTGGGAATATCCGTGGTATGCGGCGTGGGACCTCGCGTTTCATTGTATTCCGCTGGCGATCGTCGATCCGGTATTTGCGAAGGACCAGTTGATACTCATGCTCCGCGAATGGTACATGCATCCCAACGGCCAGATACCGGCTTACGAATGGGCTTTTGGTGATGTCAATCCGCCGGTCCATGCTTGGGCGGCGTTGCGGGTTTACCAGATCGAGAAGAAACAAAGCGGCAAAGGCGACCGCTCTTTTCTCGCCAGGATATTTCAAAAGCTGTTGCTTAATTTCACATGGTGGATCAATCGCAAGGATGCGTTTGGTAAGAATGTTTTCGAAGGAGGCTTTCTGGGCCTCGACAACATTGGTGTCTTTGACCGGTCGCAGCCGCTGCCGACTGGCGGGCGAATGCTGCAGTCCGACGGCACGAGTTGGATGGCGATGTATTGCCTCAACATGCTCGCTATCGCGCTCGAGCTTTCGATCGAGGACGATACTTATGAAGATGTTGCCAGTAAATTCTGGGAGCATTTTGTGTTTATCGCCGACGCGATGAATCATCTCGGTGACGACAATATCGGACTTTGGGATGAGCATGACGGTTTTTACTACGACGTGCTGTATATGGAAAGCGTGAATTACAACGCACCGATCAAGGTGCGTTCGATGGTCGGGTTGATACCGTTGTTTGCAGTCGCAATCATCGAGCCTCAGATATTGGAAGCGATGCCGGCTTTTCGCCGTCGCATGCAGTGGTTTATTGACAACCGCCCTGACCTGACCACGAACATTAACTGTGCCAGGAGGCCTGGACTTGGAGATCGCTATTTGCTGGCTGTTGCATACCGCGAAAGATTGACACGTGTTTTGCAGATCATGCTTGACGAGAATGAATTTCTCTCGCCGTACGGCATACGAGCGCTGTCGCGTTATCACAAGGACGCTCCTTATGTGCTGCATGTCGATGGCATCGATCACCGTGTCGATTACGAACCCGGAGAATCGACGAGCGGTTTGTTCGGCGGAAACTCGAACTGGCGCGGGCCGGTTTGGTTTCCTGTCAACTATCTGCTGATCGAATCGCTGCAGAAATTTCATTACTATTACGGTGACGATCTGAAGGTCGAGTGCCCAACCGGTTCTGGCAACATGATGAACCTTTGGGAAGTCTCAGAGGAACTGTCGCGGCGAATGTCCCACATTTTTCTGCGAGACGGTGAAGGGAATCGTGCAGTATTTGGAGAATCTGTCAAGTACCAAAACGATCCTTATTTTCGTGACCACATTTTGTTCTACGAGTACTTTCACGGCGATAACGGTTCGGGCCTCGGAGCAAGTCATCAGACCGGCTGGACAGGCTTAGTCGCAAAATTGCTGCAGCAAAGCGGCGAATGA
- a CDS encoding SBBP repeat-containing protein: MSKYLIIIALFALSTFYVGSHLKLSTSPDVNDNTVNEQSAVQNIKSADKSNVDALTNKQRASQTYGRLPIHFEPNAGQTAREVDYVARGNGYSLFLTPGEATLSLLDRNGKNTGNISVVKMSLNGANKTSKVAGLDALEGRSNYLLGNDPEKWQTDVANYGKVQYDEIYPGIDLVYYGDDRQLEYDFVVKPAADPRQIKLTFSGTEKPARIDAATGDLLLATASGELRQHKPFVYQDIDGERHEIASSYKLDGNSAGILLGAYDNSRELVIDPILSYGSYLGGSGFDEGRGIAVDADGNAYVVGTATSLNFPTTAGVIKTTNLPSSNNVQWNDAFVTKINPTGTAMVWSTYYGGRNGSEIGTGVAVTSTGEILISGTTMASDFPTVNAYQSTFGGTDDAFAAKLNSTGSAIVYSTYLGGNNTDTGGRIALDRTSGDAVFAGFASSPNFPTTAGAYKEKLCSTPQGCSGIFYSGSYVVKLTAAGNGVYSTLFDAGISDATLDANNNAVIGGSVSTTAFVTTPGAFQTASSGGIEGFIAKLNPTGNALVYATYLGGGFQSDRVNGVTIDAAGNLYATGQTENTGFPVTAGSFDQTFNGGEDGFLTKLDPTGSTLIYSTFFGGQGKDQPFAIALGADNSAIIAGETLSGASFPLRNSLLGTAGSIFLTRFNTDANALVYSTLLGQGGAYGLAVDGASNAYITGHTVNVIITPDSFQPDHGAANSTSSSSSAKDAFVLKVATGDEDATSYAISGTVTDDNFGVNNNYSPIVVTITGTVNRSYTPGNSGGGTVTYYFGNLPAGGNYTVTARRIGYVADPESVVFDDLGANQFADFHILTNQAPEGIITSPTHGTNYNAPATINIQATASDPDGNGIQKVDFIAYNSTTGSIPLGTDTTAPYEFTWSNIPIGTYALYAIPTDSLGLRGQSMQTVHVFVIDGGSPAVNFISPVDGQTYVEGDYVQIRMSVSSSITLVQVRDQNNNLVAWLPGGSFSTTWRVMNIGDYTLTATASTAQGQTATAVTHVTVGPINHRISGTIVDSITNAPLSGVNLALVCPSNPNITAQATTDSNGSYLFTDLGTTPNDGITITPSLAGYTFDPPSRSTGFLGYIDWPNQNYTAIRSTSITVTMTSPTNGQVFPAPANFNLAADASSNGGTITKVEFFRQGASAELLGTDITAPFELPMNNLPEGNYWYFARATDSTNGVADSTVVNITVNPAPTSVQLHGEVHNPGGGPMVGILVRLTGTANGNPVSQTWTTNVNGSYLFNVPFGGDYTITPEGTNLSFTPPSATFTNVTQDIYDIYFVASAPNQAPAIQINSPADGAVFTMPVAIPVNVTASDSDGQVIHLSMTAQSSTMSTTIGQANNGTLSFLWQPNLPGAYTLWAEARDNGGLRTLVSIAITVNQPSAVSLTGRIVDRSSVGIEGVTAELRDWATENTVIGTAITDANGVFSIANIPTFSNYVLRVAKQDYTFSPQKRVYFNLASSQTTADFTGTSQVQPSDFDGDGRTDIAVWRPSTGMWYVSRSADQTYSASQFGGAAFGDVVVPGNYDGDKKIDYAVFRNGIWYVQNSSNNQYRTVHFGLAGDRPVPGDYDGDGKTDIAVWRPSNGFWYIMFSSNGAFDYRNFGLNGDIPVAGDYDGDGISDVAVWRPSNGTWYVHQSTNGVVNAYPFGLANDMPLTGDFDGDKKIDFAVFRPSDGNWYVLQSSNGIPTTTHWGMEGDKPVAGDYDHDGKTDFAIFRPSNGTWYVNRASSGRMMMLQFGISEDIPIPGAFLR, from the coding sequence ATGTCGAAATACCTTATAATCATTGCACTTTTTGCCCTATCCACGTTCTATGTTGGAAGTCATTTAAAGCTTTCAACCTCACCTGATGTCAATGACAACACGGTGAATGAGCAGTCGGCTGTTCAAAATATAAAAAGCGCAGATAAATCGAATGTTGATGCCCTTACAAATAAACAAAGAGCCTCACAAACATACGGACGATTGCCTATCCATTTTGAACCGAACGCTGGCCAGACAGCGCGCGAAGTCGATTATGTCGCACGCGGCAATGGTTATTCGCTCTTTCTGACGCCCGGCGAAGCGACACTTTCACTCCTGGACCGCAACGGCAAAAACACCGGCAATATATCAGTCGTCAAGATGTCTTTGAACGGAGCGAACAAAACTTCCAAAGTCGCAGGCCTAGATGCACTTGAAGGCCGGTCGAATTACTTACTTGGTAATGATCCGGAGAAGTGGCAGACAGATGTTGCTAACTATGGAAAGGTGCAGTATGACGAGATCTATCCCGGAATTGATCTGGTGTATTATGGCGACGACCGCCAGCTCGAATATGACTTCGTCGTAAAGCCCGCCGCCGATCCAAGACAGATCAAACTGACATTCAGCGGCACAGAAAAACCTGCTCGCATCGACGCCGCTACAGGTGATCTGCTCTTAGCCACGGCATCAGGCGAACTCCGGCAGCACAAACCGTTCGTCTATCAAGACATCGACGGTGAAAGGCATGAGATCGCCAGCTCTTATAAATTGGACGGCAACTCGGCCGGTATTCTTCTGGGTGCATACGACAACTCTCGAGAACTCGTCATAGATCCGATACTTTCATACGGAAGCTATTTAGGCGGGTCAGGATTTGACGAAGGACGCGGAATAGCGGTTGACGCAGATGGCAACGCGTATGTAGTCGGCACGGCTACTTCACTCAATTTCCCTACGACTGCGGGCGTTATCAAAACAACAAACCTGCCGTCGTCCAATAACGTTCAGTGGAACGATGCCTTCGTTACGAAGATCAATCCAACCGGCACCGCGATGGTTTGGTCAACCTATTACGGCGGACGCAACGGCAGCGAGATCGGAACCGGGGTTGCGGTCACATCGACGGGCGAAATTCTGATAAGCGGCACGACGATGGCAAGTGATTTTCCGACGGTTAACGCTTACCAATCGACGTTCGGCGGAACCGACGATGCTTTCGCGGCTAAGTTGAATTCAACCGGTTCAGCGATCGTCTATTCGACCTATCTCGGAGGCAACAACACTGATACCGGCGGACGGATCGCTCTCGATCGCACCAGCGGCGATGCGGTATTTGCAGGCTTCGCGTCGTCGCCAAACTTCCCAACAACGGCAGGAGCGTACAAGGAAAAACTATGCAGTACACCACAAGGCTGCAGCGGCATTTTTTATTCGGGTAGTTACGTGGTGAAGCTGACCGCAGCAGGAAACGGAGTGTATTCAACTCTGTTCGATGCGGGCATCAGCGATGCCACACTCGATGCGAACAACAATGCAGTCATTGGCGGCTCGGTCAGCACAACAGCTTTCGTGACCACGCCGGGAGCATTTCAAACAGCTTCATCCGGCGGCATTGAGGGCTTTATCGCCAAGCTGAATCCGACCGGAAATGCTCTTGTGTATGCAACATATCTTGGCGGTGGATTTCAATCAGATCGCGTCAACGGCGTCACGATCGACGCTGCGGGAAATTTATATGCGACCGGCCAAACTGAGAATACAGGATTTCCGGTCACAGCAGGTTCGTTCGATCAAACCTTCAACGGCGGCGAGGACGGATTTTTGACTAAGCTCGATCCGACAGGTTCGACACTGATCTACTCGACGTTCTTCGGCGGCCAAGGAAAGGATCAGCCTTTCGCAATAGCATTGGGTGCAGACAACAGCGCTATCATTGCCGGTGAAACTCTGAGCGGTGCGAGTTTCCCGCTTCGCAATTCACTTTTAGGAACTGCCGGATCGATCTTTTTGACCCGTTTTAATACTGATGCGAACGCGTTGGTCTATTCGACACTGCTTGGACAAGGCGGAGCTTACGGACTTGCGGTCGATGGAGCAAGCAACGCATACATAACCGGGCATACAGTAAACGTGATCATAACCCCGGATTCATTTCAGCCGGATCACGGTGCCGCCAATTCAACCAGCTCGTCGAGTTCCGCCAAGGATGCGTTTGTTCTAAAAGTCGCGACCGGCGACGAGGATGCTACATCCTACGCGATCAGCGGAACTGTGACGGATGACAATTTTGGAGTCAATAACAATTATTCACCTATCGTCGTGACTATTACCGGAACCGTAAATCGATCTTATACTCCTGGAAACAGCGGCGGCGGCACTGTCACATATTACTTTGGGAATCTGCCCGCCGGAGGCAACTATACCGTCACCGCACGAAGGATCGGGTATGTGGCCGATCCGGAAAGTGTCGTGTTCGACGATCTCGGAGCAAATCAATTTGCCGATTTTCATATCCTGACAAATCAGGCCCCCGAAGGCATAATAACTTCGCCGACACACGGTACAAATTACAACGCACCGGCGACGATCAATATTCAAGCGACCGCAAGCGATCCCGATGGAAACGGAATACAGAAAGTCGATTTCATCGCATACAACAGCACGACAGGAAGTATTCCTTTGGGTACAGACACAACTGCTCCCTACGAATTCACATGGTCAAACATACCCATCGGGACTTACGCCCTTTACGCGATCCCGACCGACAGTCTCGGATTGCGTGGACAGTCGATGCAGACCGTTCATGTGTTTGTCATTGACGGTGGAAGCCCGGCCGTGAATTTCATAAGTCCGGTTGATGGACAAACTTATGTTGAAGGCGATTATGTTCAGATCAGGATGAGCGTGTCCTCTTCGATAACGCTCGTGCAGGTCAGGGACCAAAATAACAATCTTGTCGCATGGCTTCCGGGCGGTTCATTCTCAACAACCTGGCGCGTGATGAATATTGGCGACTACACATTGACTGCGACTGCTTCGACCGCTCAGGGGCAGACCGCAACAGCAGTTACACATGTCACAGTCGGACCGATCAACCATCGCATCTCAGGAACCATAGTCGATTCGATCACAAACGCTCCATTGAGCGGTGTAAATCTCGCCCTCGTCTGTCCGAGCAATCCGAACATCACCGCTCAGGCAACGACCGATTCTAACGGAAGCTACCTGTTCACAGACCTCGGCACAACGCCAAATGACGGCATAACTATCACGCCTAGCCTCGCAGGATATACATTCGATCCGCCGAGCCGAAGCACTGGCTTTTTGGGTTACATCGATTGGCCTAATCAAAATTACACCGCGATACGTTCGACGAGCATCACCGTAACCATGACGAGTCCGACCAACGGACAGGTATTCCCCGCACCGGCAAACTTCAATCTCGCGGCAGACGCATCGAGTAATGGCGGAACGATCACAAAAGTTGAATTTTTCCGTCAGGGAGCTTCGGCAGAACTTTTGGGCACTGACATTACGGCGCCGTTCGAACTTCCGATGAACAATCTGCCGGAAGGAAATTACTGGTATTTCGCGCGTGCAACCGACAGCACAAATGGAGTTGCCGATTCGACAGTTGTGAATATTACTGTAAATCCGGCGCCTACTTCTGTGCAGCTTCACGGTGAAGTTCATAATCCCGGCGGCGGCCCTATGGTAGGTATATTGGTCAGGCTCACCGGAACGGCAAATGGCAATCCGGTCAGTCAAACATGGACGACAAACGTAAACGGTTCGTACCTTTTCAATGTGCCGTTCGGCGGTGATTACACTATCACACCAGAAGGCACAAATCTGTCGTTCACTCCGCCGTCGGCAACTTTCACAAATGTTACTCAGGATATTTACGATATCTACTTCGTTGCATCCGCTCCAAATCAGGCACCAGCTATTCAGATCAATAGCCCGGCTGATGGTGCAGTATTTACGATGCCGGTTGCGATACCTGTCAATGTAACGGCTTCGGACTCTGACGGACAGGTTATTCATCTGTCGATGACGGCACAGAGTTCAACGATGTCAACAACGATTGGCCAAGCGAATAACGGAACGCTTTCGTTCCTCTGGCAGCCAAATCTTCCGGGAGCCTACACTCTCTGGGCCGAAGCTCGTGACAACGGCGGCCTTCGCACCTTGGTTTCGATCGCGATCACCGTCAACCAGCCGAGTGCAGTCTCTCTCACAGGACGAATTGTCGATCGAAGCAGCGTTGGAATAGAAGGCGTGACGGCAGAACTTCGCGACTGGGCAACAGAAAACACCGTAATAGGAACAGCGATCACTGATGCGAACGGGGTCTTTTCAATTGCGAATATTCCGACGTTTTCCAATTATGTTCTGCGTGTCGCAAAGCAGGACTACACATTCTCACCGCAAAAGCGTGTTTATTTCAATCTTGCATCCAGCCAAACAACCGCTGACTTTACCGGCACCTCGCAGGTGCAGCCGTCTGACTTTGACGGCGATGGCAGAACAGATATAGCAGTTTGGCGTCCGTCGACCGGCATGTGGTACGTAAGCCGCTCAGCTGATCAAACCTACAGTGCCTCTCAATTTGGAGGCGCCGCTTTTGGCGACGTAGTTGTTCCCGGAAATTATGATGGCGATAAGAAGATCGACTACGCAGTCTTCCGTAACGGTATCTGGTATGTCCAAAACAGTTCGAACAATCAATATCGAACTGTCCATTTTGGACTCGCAGGTGACAGGCCTGTTCCCGGCGATTATGACGGCGACGGCAAAACGGATATTGCTGTTTGGCGGCCGAGTAACGGCTTCTGGTACATAATGTTCAGTTCAAATGGTGCGTTCGATTATCGCAATTTTGGTTTGAATGGTGACATTCCGGTCGCAGGCGACTACGACGGCGACGGCATTAGCGATGTTGCTGTTTGGCGGCCAAGCAACGGCACTTGGTATGTCCATCAAAGCACGAATGGGGTCGTAAACGCCTATCCGTTTGGCCTCGCAAACGATATGCCTCTTACCGGTGACTTTGACGGCGACAAGAAAATTGACTTTGCAGTTTTCCGCCCGTCCGACGGCAACTGGTATGTGCTGCAAAGTTCAAATGGAATTCCGACAACAACCCATTGGGGGATGGAAGGAGATAAGCCGGTTGCTGGCGATTATGATCATGACGGTAAGACAGACTTTGCAATTTTCCGTCCATCGAACGGTACGTGGTATGTCAACCGAGCGTCAAGCGGAAGGATGATGATGCTCCAATTTGGTATCAGCGAAGACATACCGATCCCGGGAGCTTTTCTCCGCTAA